A stretch of the Verrucomicrobiia bacterium genome encodes the following:
- a CDS encoding prepilin-type N-terminal cleavage/methylation domain-containing protein: MGRESRGRRRGFTLVELLVVVAVIALLAGLLLPALIGARQKAGAVACVNNLRQLTLAWLLYAPDCRDWMSPSETSTGEPHLPRWVEGYYLGIMSDADAANTDQLLAPGPGHLGPYLREARVFRCPDDHSRANLVKNRGARRSRSYSMNNFIVFGGSGVGRLPDGELAYDPVALVRMDDFRAVSPSGFYVFIDSHPWTLTHGMFLIQPGLPPEEYAWVGKWPAGRRARRCPVSFADGHVELRKWVDSRTAPVIRTLEEASAAADINRRNNPDFLWLWERAWDPGR; the protein is encoded by the coding sequence ATGGGGCGGGAATCGCGCGGAAGGCGGAGGGGGTTCACGCTGGTGGAACTTCTGGTGGTCGTCGCGGTGATCGCCCTGCTGGCCGGCCTGCTGTTGCCCGCACTGATCGGTGCGCGGCAGAAGGCCGGTGCGGTGGCGTGCGTCAACAACCTGCGCCAGCTCACGCTGGCGTGGTTGTTGTATGCACCGGATTGCCGGGACTGGATGTCCCCGTCGGAGACGAGCACCGGCGAACCCCATCTGCCGCGATGGGTGGAGGGCTACTACCTGGGCATCATGAGCGATGCCGACGCCGCGAATACGGACCAGCTCCTGGCGCCCGGCCCCGGTCACCTCGGGCCGTATTTGCGCGAAGCCCGCGTGTTTCGTTGTCCGGATGACCACAGCCGGGCCAACTTGGTCAAGAACCGGGGTGCGCGTCGTTCGCGCAGTTACTCGATGAACAATTTCATCGTCTTCGGTGGCAGCGGCGTGGGACGCCTGCCCGATGGGGAACTCGCGTACGATCCGGTGGCGTTGGTGCGCATGGACGACTTTCGGGCCGTGTCGCCCTCGGGATTCTACGTGTTCATTGACTCCCATCCGTGGACCCTCACCCACGGGATGTTTCTCATCCAGCCTGGCCTTCCGCCGGAGGAGTACGCCTGGGTTGGCAAGTGGCCGGCCGGACGGCGCGCGCGGCGGTGTCCCGTGAGCTTTGCCGATGGTCACGTGGAGCTTCGTAAATGGGTGGATTCCCGCACTGCCCCGGTGATCCGAACCCTTGAGGAGGCTTCCGCAGCTGCGGACATCAACCGCCGGAACAACCCCGACTTCCTCTGGCTCTGGGAGCGTGCCTGGGATCCGGGGAGGTGA